The following proteins come from a genomic window of Streptomyces sp. Sge12:
- a CDS encoding ATP-dependent DNA ligase: MLLADVARVSREVAETSARSRKTALLAELFAAAPPEEAGLVISYLSGRLPQGRPGIGWRTLGQEVEPAADPALTVRDVDTAVGELATVSGAGSVERRSRILADLLGRATAAEQAFLRSLLSGEVRQGALDAVALEGVAAAAGVPAAALRRAVMLDGSLPRVAVAVLAEGEEALRTVTLRVGQPVQPMLAGTAKSVAEALAVLGPCAVEEKLDGIRVQVHREGDDVRIYTRSLDEITGRLPEVAELARSLPGERFILDGEVIGRAADGRPVPFQEIASRVGSRVDVEAARRTLPVAPYFFDVLAVGEDVLLDLPVRERYAALTALVPEAARVRRLAVEDPGEQGAEAEEFWAETLRRGHEGVVVKALESAYAAGRRGRHWLKVKPVHTLDLVVLAAEWGHGRRTGLLSNLHLGARTADGTYAMLGKTFKGLTDEMLRWQTERLRELAVDDDGFTVRVRPELVVEIAYDGLQRSSRYPAGVALRFARVLRHRPDKTPTEADTVDTVLGSHTT; this comes from the coding sequence ATGCTGCTGGCCGACGTCGCACGCGTGTCCCGGGAGGTCGCCGAGACCTCCGCGCGGTCCCGCAAGACCGCCCTGCTCGCGGAGCTCTTCGCAGCCGCGCCGCCCGAGGAGGCCGGCCTGGTCATCTCCTACCTCTCCGGGCGCCTCCCGCAGGGCCGCCCGGGCATCGGCTGGCGCACGCTCGGCCAGGAGGTCGAACCGGCGGCCGACCCCGCCCTGACCGTCCGGGACGTCGACACCGCGGTCGGTGAACTGGCGACGGTGTCGGGCGCCGGCTCCGTGGAGCGGCGCAGCCGGATCCTCGCCGACCTGCTGGGCCGGGCCACTGCGGCCGAGCAGGCGTTCCTGCGCAGCCTGCTGTCCGGCGAGGTGCGCCAGGGCGCGCTCGACGCGGTGGCGCTGGAAGGCGTGGCCGCGGCTGCCGGCGTGCCGGCCGCGGCCCTGCGCCGGGCGGTGATGCTGGACGGCTCGCTGCCCCGGGTGGCGGTGGCCGTACTGGCCGAGGGCGAGGAGGCCCTGCGCACGGTCACGCTGCGCGTCGGGCAGCCCGTACAGCCGATGCTGGCGGGCACGGCGAAATCGGTCGCCGAGGCGCTGGCGGTGCTCGGGCCGTGCGCGGTCGAGGAGAAGCTGGACGGGATCCGGGTCCAGGTCCACCGCGAGGGCGACGACGTACGGATCTACACGCGCTCCCTGGACGAGATCACCGGGCGGCTGCCGGAGGTGGCGGAGCTCGCCCGGTCGCTGCCGGGAGAGCGGTTCATCCTCGACGGTGAGGTGATCGGACGGGCGGCGGACGGCCGGCCCGTCCCCTTCCAGGAGATCGCGAGCCGCGTCGGATCCCGGGTCGACGTCGAGGCCGCCCGCCGTACGCTCCCGGTCGCCCCCTACTTCTTCGACGTCCTGGCCGTGGGCGAGGACGTCCTCCTCGACCTGCCGGTGCGCGAGCGGTACGCGGCCCTCACCGCGCTCGTCCCCGAGGCCGCCCGGGTCCGCCGGCTCGCCGTCGAGGACCCGGGGGAGCAGGGGGCCGAGGCCGAGGAGTTCTGGGCCGAGACGCTGCGCCGCGGCCACGAGGGGGTCGTCGTCAAGGCGCTGGAATCGGCCTACGCGGCCGGCCGGCGCGGCAGGCACTGGCTCAAGGTGAAGCCGGTGCACACCCTGGACCTCGTGGTCCTCGCCGCCGAATGGGGCCACGGCAGGCGCACCGGCCTGCTGTCGAACCTGCACCTGGGGGCGCGTACCGCCGACGGGACGTACGCCATGCTCGGCAAGACCTTCAAGGGACTCACCGACGAGATGCTGCGCTGGCAGACGGAGCGGCTGCGCGAGCTGGCGGTCGACGACGACGGCTTCACCGTCCGGGTCCGTCCGGAACTGGTCGTCGAGATCGCCTACGACGGCCTCCAGCGCTCCTCCCGCTACCCGGCCGGAGTGGCCCTGCGCTTCGCGCGCGTCCTGCGCCACCGCCCGGACAAGACCCCGACCGAGGCGGACACGGTGGACACGGTCCTGGGGTCCCACACGACCTAG
- a CDS encoding alpha/beta fold hydrolase codes for MKLRMPRRRRDRLLAGAAALAVVAGAGTWTAAFASDDAPPVHREDQVLSMPGAGIDTSYFTAGGGAEKRPAVLLGHGFGGSKDDVREQAERLARDGYAVMTWSARGFGRSEGRIGLNDPEYEVKDVSRLIDWLAARPEVRLDAAGDPRVGVSGASYGGAISLLAAGHDRRVDAIAPEITYWNLADALFPNGVFKKLWSGIFFTSGSTDGMQQAVPGRRPGTAPAAPGCGRFQPELCAMYERVAVSGRPDAEARALLEQRSPSAVGDRIKVPTLIVQGQDDSLFPLGQADAMAAAIAANGAPVSVDWAAGGHDGGMREAERVEARVASWFDRHLKGDDGADTGPAFRVTRSGGIDSTDGEVTLRGASGERYPGLVSGPREFALTGPEQTFANPAGGAPPALSALPGIGGQLAAFGAGFSLDFPGQNARFETAPLGEDLRITGTPTLTLKVRSTAADGAAVLFGKVYDVGPDGRQQVLPSQLVAPVRVENAQEGTTVRLTLPAIDHEVPAGHRLRLVVAATDLGYATPAAPATYTVAAQGPLAVPVAPEVRTASAGLPAWTWWLPLGALALAAALLGLRRTGRGSGGPRSGAAQPDPALADVPLEISGLTKRYAKAQDRYAVQDLSFRVEKGQVLGLLGPNGAGKTTTLRMLMGLISPDAGEIRVFGHPVRAGAPVLSRVGAFVEGAGFLPHLTGRANLELYWQATGRPAEDSHMAEALEIAGLGDALERAVRTYSQGMRQRLAIAQAMLGMPDLLILDEPTNGLDPPQIREMRDVMIRYAAGGRTVIVSSHLLSEVEQSCTHLVVMDRGQRVAAGEVAEITGGGDTLLVTLAEPADEVSVEKVAALEGVGSVVVADDGLLVRLEGATAAGLIAELVRLEVPVSGVGPHRRLEDAFLTLIGGAA; via the coding sequence ATGAAGCTCCGAATGCCCCGGCGCCGCCGCGACCGCCTCCTCGCGGGCGCCGCCGCGCTCGCCGTCGTGGCGGGCGCCGGTACGTGGACGGCCGCGTTCGCGTCCGACGACGCGCCGCCCGTGCACCGCGAGGACCAGGTCCTGTCCATGCCCGGTGCCGGGATCGACACCTCCTACTTCACTGCGGGCGGCGGCGCGGAGAAGCGTCCCGCCGTGCTCCTCGGGCACGGTTTCGGCGGCAGCAAGGACGATGTCCGCGAGCAGGCCGAGCGCCTCGCCCGGGACGGGTACGCCGTGATGACCTGGTCGGCGCGCGGCTTCGGCCGTTCCGAGGGCCGGATCGGCCTGAACGACCCCGAGTACGAGGTCAAGGACGTCTCCCGGCTGATCGACTGGCTCGCGGCCCGGCCCGAGGTGAGGCTCGATGCGGCCGGTGATCCGCGCGTCGGCGTCTCCGGGGCCTCGTACGGCGGCGCGATCTCGCTGCTGGCGGCCGGCCACGACCGGCGGGTGGACGCGATCGCCCCGGAGATCACCTACTGGAACCTCGCGGACGCCCTCTTCCCGAACGGCGTGTTCAAGAAGCTGTGGTCCGGGATCTTCTTCACGAGCGGCTCGACCGACGGGATGCAGCAGGCCGTTCCGGGTCGGCGGCCCGGTACGGCACCGGCCGCGCCCGGCTGCGGACGCTTCCAGCCCGAGCTCTGCGCGATGTACGAACGCGTCGCGGTGTCGGGCCGGCCCGATGCCGAGGCCCGCGCCCTGCTGGAGCAGCGCAGTCCGTCGGCCGTCGGGGACCGGATCAAGGTGCCGACCCTGATCGTGCAGGGACAGGACGACTCCCTCTTCCCGCTGGGTCAGGCCGATGCCATGGCTGCCGCCATCGCGGCGAACGGCGCGCCCGTCTCCGTGGACTGGGCGGCCGGCGGTCACGACGGGGGCATGCGCGAGGCCGAGCGGGTCGAGGCCCGGGTGGCCTCCTGGTTCGACCGCCACCTCAAGGGGGACGACGGCGCCGACACCGGCCCGGCGTTCCGCGTCACGCGCTCCGGCGGTATCGACTCCACCGACGGCGAGGTCACGCTGCGCGGCGCGAGCGGCGAGCGCTACCCCGGTCTGGTGTCCGGCCCGCGCGAGTTCGCCCTGACCGGTCCGGAGCAGACCTTCGCCAATCCGGCGGGCGGTGCACCGCCCGCACTGTCCGCGCTGCCGGGCATCGGCGGGCAGCTCGCCGCCTTCGGCGCCGGGTTCTCGCTGGACTTCCCCGGGCAGAACGCCCGGTTCGAGACGGCGCCGCTCGGCGAGGACCTGCGCATCACCGGCACCCCGACCCTCACCCTGAAGGTGAGGTCGACGGCTGCGGACGGTGCGGCCGTTCTGTTCGGCAAGGTGTACGACGTGGGGCCGGACGGCCGGCAGCAGGTGCTGCCGAGCCAGCTGGTCGCCCCCGTGCGGGTGGAGAACGCCCAAGAGGGCACGACCGTGCGGCTGACACTGCCCGCGATCGACCACGAGGTCCCGGCCGGGCACCGGCTGCGGCTGGTGGTCGCCGCGACCGACCTCGGCTACGCGACCCCGGCGGCGCCGGCCACCTACACCGTCGCGGCACAGGGTCCGCTGGCCGTGCCCGTCGCCCCGGAGGTACGGACGGCCTCGGCCGGGCTGCCCGCCTGGACCTGGTGGCTGCCGCTGGGCGCGCTCGCGCTGGCCGCGGCGCTGCTGGGGCTGCGGCGGACCGGCCGGGGCTCCGGCGGGCCGCGGTCCGGCGCGGCGCAGCCGGATCCCGCACTGGCCGACGTACCGCTGGAGATCAGCGGTCTGACGAAGCGCTACGCGAAGGCGCAGGACCGGTACGCGGTGCAGGACCTGTCCTTCCGCGTGGAGAAGGGGCAGGTGCTGGGGCTGCTCGGGCCCAACGGAGCCGGGAAGACCACCACCCTGCGGATGCTGATGGGACTGATCTCGCCGGACGCCGGGGAGATCCGGGTGTTCGGCCATCCGGTACGGGCCGGCGCGCCCGTGCTCTCGCGGGTCGGGGCCTTCGTCGAGGGCGCCGGATTCCTGCCGCACCTGACGGGCCGCGCCAATCTGGAGCTGTACTGGCAGGCCACCGGCCGGCCGGCCGAGGACTCGCACATGGCCGAGGCCCTGGAGATCGCCGGGCTCGGCGACGCGCTGGAGCGCGCGGTACGCACGTACTCGCAGGGCATGCGCCAGCGGCTGGCGATCGCGCAGGCCATGCTCGGGATGCCGGACCTGCTGATCCTCGACGAGCCGACGAACGGGCTGGACCCGCCGCAGATCCGGGAGATGCGGGACGTGATGATCCGCTACGCGGCGGGCGGGCGGACGGTCATCGTCTCCAGCCACCTGCTGTCGGAGGTGGAGCAGTCCTGCACGCACCTGGTGGTCATGGACCGCGGGCAGCGGGTCGCGGCGGGCGAGGTCGCCGAGATCACCGGCGGCGGGGACACGCTGCTGGTGACGCTGGCGGAACCGGCGGACGAGGTGAGCGTCGAGAAGGTCGCGGCGCTGGAGGGAGTGGGTTCGGTGGTGGTCGCCGACGACGGGCTGCTGGTACGGCTCGAAGGCGCGACGGCCGCGGGGCTGATCGCCGAACTCGTACGGCTGGAGGTGCCGGTGAGCGGAGTGGGACCGCACCGGCGACTGGAGGACGCGTTCCTCACCCTGATCGGAGGTGCGGCATGA
- a CDS encoding ABC transporter permease: MSTATTVQEVAPGYRASRTLPLRVEALRQWRRRRTLVMGGVLAALPFIMIIAFAVGGGPDGGRGGNNRITLIDTATASGANFAATCLFVSAGFLLVVPVALFCGDTVASEASWSSLRYLLASPVPRARLLWSKLVVALGFSLAAMVLLPVVALAAGTAAYGWGPLKLPAGGALAAGDTVPRLALAVAFIFVSQLVTAGLAFWLSTRTDAPLGAVGGAVGLTIVGNVLDAVTALGSWREFLPAHWQFAWADALQPQLEWGGMVKGAVVSVSYALVLFALAFRGFSRKDIVS, encoded by the coding sequence ATGAGCACGGCGACGACGGTGCAGGAGGTGGCCCCGGGCTACCGGGCGAGCCGCACGCTGCCGCTGCGCGTGGAGGCGCTGCGGCAGTGGCGCCGGCGGCGGACGCTGGTGATGGGCGGGGTGCTGGCCGCACTGCCCTTCATCATGATCATCGCGTTCGCGGTGGGCGGCGGGCCCGACGGCGGGCGCGGCGGGAACAACCGGATCACGCTGATCGACACGGCGACGGCCTCGGGCGCGAACTTCGCCGCGACCTGCCTGTTCGTGTCGGCCGGCTTCCTGCTGGTGGTGCCGGTGGCACTGTTCTGCGGGGACACCGTGGCCTCGGAGGCGAGCTGGTCCTCGCTGCGCTACCTGCTGGCCTCGCCGGTGCCGCGGGCTCGGCTGCTGTGGAGCAAGCTGGTGGTGGCGCTGGGCTTCAGCCTGGCGGCGATGGTGCTGCTGCCCGTGGTGGCACTGGCAGCGGGCACGGCCGCGTACGGCTGGGGGCCGCTGAAGCTCCCGGCGGGCGGGGCACTGGCGGCCGGGGACACCGTGCCGCGGCTCGCGCTGGCGGTGGCCTTCATCTTCGTGTCGCAGCTGGTGACGGCGGGCCTGGCGTTCTGGCTGTCGACGCGGACGGACGCGCCGCTGGGCGCGGTGGGCGGGGCGGTCGGGCTGACGATCGTCGGCAACGTCCTGGACGCGGTGACGGCGCTCGGCTCGTGGCGGGAGTTCCTCCCGGCGCACTGGCAGTTCGCGTGGGCCGACGCCCTGCAGCCCCAGCTGGAGTGGGGCGGGATGGTCAAGGGGGCGGTGGTGTCGGTGTCGTACGCGCTGGTGCTGTTCGCCCTCGCCTTCCGCGGGTTCTCCCGCAAGGACATCGTGTCCTGA
- a CDS encoding aldo/keto reductase, whose translation MRYLPLGSSGLQVSAVGLGCNNFGGRLDAQATRAVVDAALDAGITLLDTADIYGGAGGSEVHLGQALKGRRDQVVLATKFGYDGVDMKYGPAAGSRGGRAYIRRAVEESLRRLDTDHIDLLQLHSPDPATPIAETLAALTELVAEGKVRYIGHSNLSGWQLAEAAHVARETGSVPFVSAQNEWSLLERSVERELVPAALHYGVGVLPYFPLANGLLTGKIRRGAPVPAGSRLEGRDSYVTEERLDVVEALAALAEKHDRTVLELAIGWLSAQPGCASVIAGATSPEQVRANAAVADRPLDAELLAAIDAIPGAQKPE comes from the coding sequence ATGCGCTATCTCCCCCTGGGCAGTTCAGGACTGCAGGTCTCCGCGGTCGGCCTCGGCTGCAACAACTTCGGCGGCCGACTGGACGCCCAGGCCACCCGCGCCGTCGTCGACGCCGCCCTGGACGCGGGCATCACCCTCCTGGACACCGCCGACATCTACGGTGGCGCCGGCGGCTCCGAGGTCCACCTCGGGCAGGCCCTCAAGGGCCGTCGCGACCAGGTCGTCCTCGCCACCAAGTTCGGCTACGACGGCGTGGACATGAAGTACGGGCCCGCCGCCGGATCCCGCGGTGGCCGCGCCTACATCCGGCGGGCCGTCGAGGAGTCCCTGCGCCGCCTCGACACCGACCACATCGACCTCCTCCAGCTGCACAGCCCCGACCCGGCCACCCCGATAGCCGAGACCCTGGCCGCTCTCACCGAGCTCGTCGCCGAGGGCAAGGTCCGCTACATCGGCCACTCCAACCTCTCCGGCTGGCAGCTCGCCGAAGCCGCCCACGTCGCCCGCGAGACCGGCTCGGTCCCCTTCGTGTCGGCGCAGAACGAGTGGTCGCTGCTGGAGCGGTCCGTCGAGCGCGAGCTGGTCCCGGCGGCCCTCCACTACGGCGTCGGCGTGCTCCCGTACTTCCCGCTCGCCAACGGCCTGCTGACCGGCAAGATCCGCCGCGGTGCACCCGTACCGGCCGGCTCCCGCCTCGAGGGCCGCGACTCGTACGTCACCGAGGAGCGCCTCGACGTCGTCGAAGCACTCGCGGCGCTCGCCGAGAAGCACGACCGGACCGTCCTCGAACTCGCCATCGGCTGGCTCTCCGCCCAGCCCGGCTGCGCCTCCGTCATCGCGGGAGCCACCTCCCCCGAGCAGGTACGGGCCAACGCGGCCGTCGCCGACCGCCCGCTGGACGCGGAGCTGCTGGCCGCGATCGACGCGATCCCGGGGGCGCAGAAGCCCGAGTGA